A genomic region of Caloenas nicobarica isolate bCalNic1 chromosome 9, bCalNic1.hap1, whole genome shotgun sequence contains the following coding sequences:
- the DDX28 gene encoding probable ATP-dependent RNA helicase DDX28, with translation MALRRGGIAAAVPLPPRRLAATRAAAAAGAQPPGSVVRIPWALRVRLQRGAQRRQRGQGEAAAARPGKLLLRSRRPELSQPRWQTVGRWERPQLVSAGWKHRKARGDYFQLEPSQEAAPALQAPPPEARQGPSFAEMGLRPALLAGLESLSVSRPTAVQRLAIPALRRGRSALCAAETGSGKTLAYLLPLLDGLLSRPEEPVAEAAGPASPRGLVVLPSRELAAQVGAVAAALCRPAGLQVRGLTGGGAAGGLRRQLRAPPPGAAVLLGTPGALRAALRWRFLALGRLRWMVLDEADALMDESFAGPLEEILAHAPLAAGAPGPPGPDEARTQVVVVGATFPTGLSEMLEKFTDVGRFVTLTTHNLHRLPPHVQQKFVRLKGQDKLPELLQLLKEGPASGRAVLIFCNSASTVNWLGYILDDHKIKHLRLQGQMSAAARAGIFASFQKGDVSVLVCTDLASRGLDTSSVQLVVNYDFPDTLQDYLHRVGRVGRVGSKGPGAVVSFVTHRWDVDLVRKIETAARKKSGLPGMDSTINKPTPKGG, from the coding sequence ATGGCGCTGAGGCGCGGCGGGATAGCGGCCGCCGTCCCGCTGCCACCGCGGCGGCTGGCGGCCacccgggcggcggcggcggcgggcgcgcaGCCTCCCGGGAGTGTGGTGCGCATCCCCTGGGCCTTGCGGGTGCGCCTGCAGCGGGGCGCGCAGCGCCGGCAGCGCGGGCAAGGGGAggctgcggcggcgcggcccgggaagctgctgctgcggAGCCGGCGGCCGGAGCTGAGCCAGCCCCGCTGGCAGACGGTGGGGCGCTGGGAGCGGCCGCAGCTGGTGTCGGCGGGCTGGAAGCACAGGAAGGCCCGCGGGGACTACTTCCAGCTGGAGCCCTCGCAGGAGGCCGCTCCCGCCCTGCAGGCGCCGCCGCCTGAGGCGCGGCAGGGCCCGTCCTTCGCCGAGATGGGGTTGCGGCCGGCGCTGCTGGCCGGCCTGGAGAGCCTCTCCGTCAGCCGCCCCACGGCGGTGCAGCGCCTGGCCATCCCCGCGCTGCGCCGCGGCCGCAGCGCCCTCTGCGCCGCCGAGACCGGCAGCGGCAAGACGCTGGCCTACCTGCTGCCGCTGCTGGACGGGCTGCTCTCCCGCCCCGAGGAGCCGGtggcggaggcggcggggccggcgtcGCCCCGCGGGCTGGTGGTGCTGCCGTCGCGGGAGCTGGCGGCGCAGGTGGGCgcggtggcggcggcgctgTGCCGGCCGGCGGGGCTGCAGGTGCGCGGGCTgacgggcggcggcgcggcgggcgggctgcggaggcagctgcgggcgccgccgccgggggCCGCCGTGCTGCTGGGCACCCCCGGGGCGCTGCGGGCGGCTCTGCGGTGGCGTTTCCTGGCTCTGGGGCGGCTGCGCTGGATGGTGCTGGACGAGGCGGACGCGCTGATGGACGAGTCCTTCGCGGGGCCGCTGGAGGAGATCCTGGCACACGCACCCCTGGCCGCTGGTGCCCCCGGGCCGCCCGGCCCTGATGAGGCGAGGACccaggtggtggtggttggAGCCACCTTCCCCACAGGGCTGagtgagatgctggagaagttCACGGATGTGGGCCGGTTTGTCACCCTCACCACCCATAATTTGCACCGCCTGCCACCCCACGTCCAGCAGAAGTTTGTCCGCCTAAAAGGCCAGGACAAGCTGCctgaactgctgcagctgctcaagGAGGGCCCAGCATCCGGCAGGGCTGTACTCATCTTCTGCAACAGTGCCAGCACTGTCAACTGGCTGGGCTACATCCTGGATGACCACAAAATCAAGCACCTGAGGTTGCAGGGGCAGATGTCagcagctgccagagctggcatCTTTGCCTCCTTCCAGAAGGGTGACGTGTCTGTCCTTGTCTGTACCGACCTTGCCTCGCGGGGGCTGGACACCAGCAGTGTGCAGCTGGTGGTCAACTATGACTTCCCAGACACCCTGCAGGATTACCTGCACCGCGTGGGCCGAGTGGGCCGGGTTGGAAGCAAGGGGCCTGGAGCCGTGGTTAGTTTTGTCACCCATCGGTGGGATGTGGACCTGGTGCGGAAAATAGAGACTGCAGCCCGGAAGAAGTCAGGTCTCCCAGGCATGGACTCCACTATTAATAAGCCGACACCTAAAGGAGGTTGA
- the DUS2 gene encoding tRNA-dihydrouridine(20) synthase [NAD(P)+]-like, whose amino-acid sequence MAASHVAAALPDDAVKRRCPRLPPPPGAAAEPREEGSTATGMTVNTPLCFRGKKILAPMVRVGTLPMRLLALDYGADIVYCEELIDIKMLQCKRVINEVLETVDFVAPNERVVFRTCERERHRVVFQMGSADAERALAVAKLVESDVAGIDINMGCPKEYSTKGGMGAALLSDPDKIESILTTLVKGICKPVTCKIRILPSVEDTVNLVKRIEKTGIAAIAVHGRKKEERPQHPVHCDVIKAISEAVSIPVIANGGSHDLIKEYMDIETFQKATAASSVMIARAAMWNPSIFRKEGLFPLKEVMQDYIKYAVRYDNHYTNTKYCLCQMLREQLETTQGKKLHAAQSTREICEVFEMADFYEETTAVFEAKKTSLEAEAQDEDDQMEDPNVIKMAVRFDKREYPPQITPKMYLLEWCRKEKHPQPVYETVQRPLDRLFCSVVTVAEQKYRSTLWDKSKKLAEQAAAIVCLRTLGIPEGKLCEGENHLINKRKREDQEHLNNGDHREDLAEPSHKKTNFIEETSDMDVPKMPR is encoded by the exons ATGGCGGCCTCTCACgtggcggcggcgctgcccgaTGACGCCGTGAAGAGACGCtgcccccgcctccccccgccccccggaGCTGCGGCGGAGCCACGCGAGGAGG GTAGTACGGCGACAGGAATGACGGTGAACACGCCGCTGTGTTTTAGAGGCAAGAAGATCTTGGCTCCAATGGTGCGAGTAGGAACATTACCAATGCGTCTTCTTGCGCTGGACTACGGTGCTGATATTGTGTACTGTGAG gaGCTGATTGATATAAAGATGCTGCAGTGTAAGAGAGTAATAAATG AAGTACTTGAAACAGTGGACTTTGTTGCACCTAATGAAAGAGTTGTTTTTAGAACTTGTGAAAGGGAGAGGCACCGTGTTGTCTTTCAAATG GGTTCAGCAGATGCTGAAAGAGCCCTGGCAGTAGCTAAGCTTGT agagaGTGATGTAGCCGGTATTGATATCAACATGGGATGCCCGAAAGAATATTCCACTAAG GGAGGTATGGGAGCAGCACTGCTATCCGATCCTGACAAAATAGAGTCT atattgACTACCCTGGTTAAAGGAATTTGTAAACCAGTAACCTGCAAAATTCGCATTTTGCCCTCA GTTGAGGATACTGTGAATCTGGtgaagagaatagaaaaaacTGGTATTGCTGCCATTGCAGTCCATGGAAG gaagaaggaggagagacCTCAGCACCCTGTCCACTGTGATGTGATCAAAGCCATATCTGAAGCAGTCTCGATTCCAGTAATAGCAAA TGGAGGATCTCATGACTTAATCAAAGAATATATGGACATTGAGACCTTCCAGAAAGCAACAGCTGCCTCATCAGTAATGATAGCTCGTGCTGCCATGTGGAACCCATCTATCTTCAGAAAGGAGGGTCTTTTCCCCTTGAAGGAAGTCATGCAAGATTACATCAAATAT GCAGTGAGGTATGATAATCACTATACCAACACAAAATACTGTTTGTGTCAGATGTTAAGAGAACAGTTGGAAACTACTCAGGGTAAGAAGCTGCATGCTGCGCAGTCCACACGGGAGATCTG TGAAGTCTTTGAAATGGCTGACTTCTATGAAGAAACAACAGCTGTTtttgaagcaaagaaaacatctttagAAGCTGAGGCACAAGACGAAGATGACCAAATGGAAGATccaaatgtaataaaaatggcTGTTAGATTTGACAA GCGAGAATATCCACCACAGATTACTCCAAAAATGTATCTTCTGGAATGgtgtaggaaagaaaaacatcctcAGCCTGTTTATGAAACT gTTCAAAGACCACTGGATAGATTATTCTGTTCAGTAGTGACAGTAGCTGAGCAAAAATACAGATCAACTCTGTG GGACAAGTCAAAGAAACTAGCAGAACAGGCTGCAGCTATTGTCTGCCTGAGAACACTGGGCATCCCAGAGGGAAAGCTGTGTGAGGGAGAAAATCACCTGATTAACAAACGCAAGAGGGAAGACCAGGAACACTTGAATAACGGAGACCACAGAGAAGATCTTGCTGAGCCTTCCCATAAAAAAACTAATTTTATTGAAGAAACTTCTGACATGGATGTGCCTAAGATGCCACGATAG